From the Paenibacillus sp. MMS20-IR301 genome, the window GGCAAGGTCACAAAAAGAAGACAATTTGGTTACCGTTATCCAAGCCGCCTCTGCCTGCCCTCCCCCCGGTATGAATATCTGCCGGCTTCCTTTCCCATAATGAGGAGTACTAGCAGAAACTGCCTCCGGGTCTTACAGGACTGTACCGTTTCTGCGCGAAACCGAAGGAGCCTGATCTCATGCCGCGCGAATCTGCTGCACCCAAAGTTCCTAAACGCCGCCTCCGCCGGCTCTTCCGGCTGCTGGCGTTCGCTTCCCTGCTGACCCTGCTTGGAGCCGGAATCCTGCTCGGGCTCTTATATCAGAAACCGCTCCCCCCGATCGGGGATGATATCCGCTCCCGGCTGCTTGATGCCAGGGGCAATGTACTGACTACCTTCACTACAGACGGCCGCAGCCGCGACCCGGTAGAGCTTAATCAAATATCACCGCTGCTCATCCAGGCTACTCTCGCTGTGGAGGACCGCAAATTCTATAGCCATGCAGGCTTTGATCTGAAGGGAATGGGGAGAGCTGTGCTCGCCAACCTGCAGGCAGGCGGGCGTACCCAGGGAGCCAGTACACTTACCCAGCAGCTGGCACGGAATCTGTATCTGACCCATGAGAAGACCTGGACCCGCAAGAGCAAAGAAGCCCTGTACACGCTTCAGCTTGAAATGGAATACAGCAAAGACGAGATTCTGAATATGTATCTGAATGAAATCTATTACGGCCATGGTGCTTATGGGATTGAAGCCGCCTCACAGATGTATTTTGGCAAATCCGCTGCAGACCTGGATCTGGCGGAAAGTGCCATATTGGCCGGAATCCCCAAAGGCCCGACCTATTATTCTCCTTACACGCATCTGGACAGCGCGGTGAAACGCCAGGGTATCATCCTTGCTGCGATGGTTGAAGTAGGGGATATCAGCGAATCGCAGGCGGATGCGGCCAGAGAAGAGAAACTGGATTTCAAACCTCAGGGTGAAAAAAACACCGCTGCCGCAGCTCCCTACTTCCGTGATTATGTGCGCAGCATTGTAACCGGCACTCTTCATATCAGCAGCGAGGAGCTGGACCAGGGGGGACTGAATGTCTATACGACCCTTGACCCGGACATGCAGCAGGCTGCTGAGGAAGCGGTGGACAAGGGTATGGATCATAACAGCGAGCTGGAGACGGGGCTGGTATCCATTGACCCCCGCACCGGCTATATTAAGGCTATGGTCGGGGGCACCAATTACCGGGCGAGCGCATTTAATCATGTCCTCGCTACCACCCGCCAGCCCGGTTCTTCCTTTAAGCCGATCATGTATTTAACCGCGCTCTCCTCACGGATGATGACCGGATTGTCTGTCTTCAACAGCCAGCCGACGCTGTTCCATTACGACAATAACCGCAAAACCTATCAGCCCAGGAACTTCGGCGACAAATATCTCGGTGAAATCAACATGCAGCAGGCCATTGCCGCTTCCGACAATATCTATGCCGTAAATACAATTATGAAGATCGGCGCCGATAAAGTCGCAGCGATGGCAGAGGGCCTCGGGATTAACAGCCCGCTGCAGAGCGTCCCTTCCCTGGCGCTTGGCACTTCACCGGTCAGCCCGCTGGAAATGGCTTCTGCCTTCGCTGTTATTGCCGGGGGCGGAGTGAAGCAGCCGGTTACCGCAGTTCTGAAAATTACCGATGCCGGCGGGCGTCTTCTATATGAAGCTCCCCGGACTCAGGGTGAAGCTGTGGTGGAGCCGGCAGCAGCCTATGTGCTGACCCGGCTGATGGAGGGCGTCTTCGAAAGCGGAGGAACAGGAAACCGGGTAGCCTCGCTGATCAAGCGTCCTGTTGCCGGCAAAACCGGGACCACCGATACCGACGGCTGGATGGTCGGCTTCACACCGGAGCTGTCCACGGCAGTGTGGGTAGGCTATGATAAGGGCCGCGATATCGCAACTGCTGACGGAAGAAGGGCAGCGCCGATCTTTGCTGAATTCACTGAGAAAGCGCTGGCGAATGTCCCGCCCAAAATTTTCCCGATTCCTGATGGTGTAGTCAGCTTATATATCAATCCCCAGTCCGGCAAGCTGGCTACAGCGGCTTGTCCCGAGAAAGTGCTTACGGCCTTCATCAGCGGCACAGAGCCCACAGAATATTGTGATCAGCACAGCACCGGGACTGGTGAAGGCTACCCGGGAGCAGACAGCCCGGCGGATACGGAGGGTCCTGCCAAGGAGGAGCATTCCCTCTGGAGTAACATTAAGCGCTGGTGGATGAACTGACCGGCATTGCCGCCGCAGACTGCCTTGCGTTACGATAGGAGGAGCACGGCACTGGCGCTGCTGCCCTGCAGCGCTATTCCGCCGCAGAAAGGTGCTCCCATCCATGAAGCAGAATTACTCAGGCGGCCGGGATGCCGCCGCACAGCGGATGCTGCGGCCCGAGCTTTATGCGCTTGACGCAGTCAATGCTGCCCCGCATCTGCTCGGACAGCATCTGGTCCGCCGTACCGGGGCTGGCGAGATCCGTTGCCGTATTGTAGAAACGGAGAGCTATGGCGGTGCCGAGGACAAGGGAAGCCATGCTTACGGCGGCCGCCGGACTGCCCGCACAGAAGTCATGTTCAGCGCCGGCGGCTGCGCTTATGTATACCTGATCTACGGCATGTACCACTGCCTTAATGTAGTGACTGCCGCTGAGGACGATCCGCATGCGGTCCTCATCCGGGCGGTCGAGCCGCTTACCGCTAAGGATGCGGAGCTTATGGCTGCCTGCCGGGGAACCGCCGTCCGCAAGCCGTCCGATCTGTCCGGCGGACCGGGCAAGCTATGCCGTGCGCTTGCGGTCGATAAGACCTTGAATGCGGCAAGACTTGATCTGCGGGGCGGTCCGCTCTGGCTTGAGCAGGGAGAGGCACCTGAGTCGCTGGACATCGTCCAGTCACCGCGCATTAATATTCCTTATGCAGAGGAATACGCAGAACGCCCCTGGCGCTTCTACCTCCGGGGTAATCCCTATGTTTCCGTCGTAAGCCGGGAGGCTCAGCCTTTCGTTCTGTCCTGAATTTTCCTCCGGCTGTTTCGCCGCCCTGAATTTGGGTAAAAGTTAGAGAACCCTAATCAGCCTCTCCTCTGGGAAATCCCCCAAAGGAGAGGTTTTTCATGTACATATAACCAATAGTCTCTAATCCGCCGTATACCGGCTAATTCCTCTATAAAGCGACAAGATATGACCCCATTTGTATGCGCTTTCCCCGTTCTCTAAACTTACAATTACTGCTATAATCAGAAGGTATCCACAAAAAATATAAAGATGTAAATGAGGGACATGGAATGAAAGATACAGGCATGATCCGGAGTTTAGACAGTCTTGGTAGAATTGTGGTTCCCGTAGAAATCCGCATGACACGAAATATCGACATTGGGGATCCCATCGAGTTTTTTATTCTAAATGAGGAAATTATTGTACTGCGAAAGTACACCTCCACAGAATGCACGTTCTGCAGAAGCCTTGATCAGGTAACCTACTACAAGGACCAGTTCATCTGTAAGGCATGCCTGCAGGAGCTGGGCGATCCCGGGCGCGGGTCTGAGGAGACCGCCGCCGCTTCAATTGCAGCAGCTGAGAAGGATACCGAGCCTGTCCGCGGAGGGCGCAGGAGTAAGACTGAAGAAATGAGCCAGCGGCTGGTGAAGGCTATGGAGGAGCATCCCTACGCCAATCAGAAGGAGCTTGCCGAGGTCCTCGGAATCAGCCAGGCCCGAGTAAGCCAGCTAAAGCGCAAGCTAAGCTCACCAGGCAGAGTAACACAGTAATACGTAGACCGGAAATCTTATACAAATTACATATAAGGCTTGGTCCTCTGCTGACAGAGAGCCAAGCCTTGTTTGCAGTTGTATCCTTACCTACACTGTTATTCCAGCTCCGACAAGGGCGCCTTCAGCTCTTCCGGCGAAGCCGCCCACCACTCTGGGTTATGGGCCATCAGCAGTGCTTTCAGCGCTGCCCGCTCCGGTGCGCCAAGCCCCTCCAGAATCACCTTCCGCTTGAGCGCAGCATCCAGCTTATTGACATGATCCGCGAGAATCTTCCAGCCCCGCCGGGCTTCAGTATCAATCCACATCTCACAGGCAGTGATGCCTCCGTAGAACTGGCTGTCTGCGGTACGGTCGACCGCTACCCATACGACCCAGACCTGTCTGCCGGCCGGGACATCTTCCCGGTTCATGGAGAACTTAATGCCCTTCTCCACTTTGCTCTTGGCATGCATGGCACCGATATCGATAACCGCTTCACCCTGATCAATAATGACCGGCGATACATTATTCAGCTCTATGGAGCCTGCGCCGAAGCCCTTATGCTTGGCTCTGGCGTTGACAATATTAAGGGAAATCTGTTTTTTGCCCTCCGGCTGTATGTTATCCACATGTGCACATCCTTTCCATTCACTAATTATTTAATTTTAGCTAATAATGCGGCGAATGCAAACATATACATCCCGTAGATGCTTGTCACGGGAGGAATCACAGTATGAAGCCACATTCATTAAGGTACACCCTTATCTTCGCAGCTCTGGCCGTCCTCACCCTGCTCGGGGGCGGAATATGGATTCTGTCAGGGCATAGCCCTGCCGTTTGGACGGCCGCTGCCCCGAAAGAGGCCAAGTCCCCTGCCGCCCTGCCCGGGCCGCAGACGGTGCAGTCTGTTCTTCCGGAAATCACCCCTCCTCCGGCATCTGAGGCATTAAGCCAGCGGGTCACGGAATATCACATCGATGTTCAGCTGCTGGAGGATACGGAAACTTTAACCGCAACTGAAACGATGACCTGGACACATCCGGGCAAGAAGCCGGTGCAGGAGCTTTATTTTCACCTCTACCCTAACGCATTCGCTTCCGGCAATACCACCTTCATGAAGGAGTCCGGAGGCACGCTTCGCGGAGATTCTATGCCTGCAGGCGGATTCGGCAGCCTTACCCTGACAGATCTGCGCACCTCTGAGGGAGTTTCACTTATGCAGCGCACTCAGTATGTTCAGCCTGACGACGGCAATGTACAGGATACAACCCTGCTCAAGGTCCATCTGCCCCAGCCGGTAAACAGCGGTGAGAGCGTTACGCTAAAGCTTAAGTTTGAGGTCAAGCTGCCCAAAATATTCGCCCGCATGGGCACTGCAGGTAACTTCGTTATGGCCGGGCAATGGTTCCCCAAGATTAGCGTCTACGAGCCTGCCGGCACCCGGGGGCTGAGGGAGGAAGGCTGGAATCTGCATCAGTATCACGGCACCTCCGAATTCTACAGTGACTTCGGCATCTACAACGTAACCATCTCCGTTCCGTCCCGTTACACGGTTGCTGCAACCGGGTTCCCGGTGAAGAATGCGAAGCTGGCCGGCGACCGCAAGATCTATCAGTTCTACGCTGATGATGTTCATGATTTCGCCTGGGCGGCATCACCGGATTTCATTGTCGCCGAGAAGGCCTTCTCGGCGCCGCAGGTGCCCGGGGTACGGATTAAGCTCTATTTGGACCCGCTGCATAAGGATCTCCAGGAGCGCTACTTCCAGGCTGCTGAGGCTGCCCTCACGGCTTTCAGCAAATGGTACGGGCCTTATCCCTACTCCACCTTGTCCATTGTAGTCCCGCCTGAGTCAGGCAACGGGGCCGGAGGCATGGAGTACCCGACGCTGATTACGGCCTTCGGCGCAGCAGAGGCATCGCCGGGCACTACACTTGAGCGCACAGTAATCCATGAAATCGGCCATCAGTTCTTCTATGGCATGGTTGCCAGCAATGAATTCGAGGAAGCCTGGCTGGATGAGAGCTTCACCTCCTATGCCGAAGACCGGCTGATGGAACAGGAATACGGCGTAGCTTCAAGCCTTCCGCTGCAGTCGAGCCTGGTCACCTCCGCTCAGCCGCTCAAGCTTGCAACCTGGAAGTACAGCGGGGATGAAGCCTATACACGGAATGTATATATCCGGGGCAAGCTGGTGCTGAAGGATATTGAACGGCTTACCGGAACCAAAAATATGGATGCCATTCTTGCGGCTTATGCCCGTAAATACCGCTTCAAGCATCCTACCACCGCCGACTTCCAAAAGGTTGTGGAGAAAGTGACCAAGCAGTCTTGGCAGACTTACTTTGACCAGTATGTATATGGCGGAGGCGCTCCTGACTTTGCAGTAGATGACATCTCGCTCTCTGTCAAGCGCAGCAGCGAAGGAGATGGCCTGCAGTATGATGCTGTTGTGGATGTAAGCAACCAGGGCAGCCATTATGCAGATGTTCCTGTGAAATTCACCTTCTCGGACGGATATACCGTACAGCAATACTGGAACGGTGCGGGCAAGAGCACTACCTTCGAGCTATCCTACAAAGCGCCGCTGGTCTCCGCGGAGGTTGATCCGGAGCATTCCATCCTGCTGGAAAGTAAGCATCTTAACAATTTCAGGATGGCAGAGCTTGAATACAGCAAGCTTTCCCGCTGGACTGTCAGTATCACTACACTGCTTGAAACCCTGCTCGGAACTCTGGTCTGGTGAGGTGAAAGATTGTGAAAAGTTCAATAACCCGCGGTTGGCACAGCATGAAAGAGCAATTTTATATACTGATTCTGCTATTCATTTACCGGCTATTCTGGGGCTACTTTATGTACAAATTCATCAAAAGCGCGGTCGTTCCGGTACTGCTGCGTTATCCG encodes:
- a CDS encoding PBP1A family penicillin-binding protein, with the translated sequence MPRESAAPKVPKRRLRRLFRLLAFASLLTLLGAGILLGLLYQKPLPPIGDDIRSRLLDARGNVLTTFTTDGRSRDPVELNQISPLLIQATLAVEDRKFYSHAGFDLKGMGRAVLANLQAGGRTQGASTLTQQLARNLYLTHEKTWTRKSKEALYTLQLEMEYSKDEILNMYLNEIYYGHGAYGIEAASQMYFGKSAADLDLAESAILAGIPKGPTYYSPYTHLDSAVKRQGIILAAMVEVGDISESQADAAREEKLDFKPQGEKNTAAAAPYFRDYVRSIVTGTLHISSEELDQGGLNVYTTLDPDMQQAAEEAVDKGMDHNSELETGLVSIDPRTGYIKAMVGGTNYRASAFNHVLATTRQPGSSFKPIMYLTALSSRMMTGLSVFNSQPTLFHYDNNRKTYQPRNFGDKYLGEINMQQAIAASDNIYAVNTIMKIGADKVAAMAEGLGINSPLQSVPSLALGTSPVSPLEMASAFAVIAGGGVKQPVTAVLKITDAGGRLLYEAPRTQGEAVVEPAAAYVLTRLMEGVFESGGTGNRVASLIKRPVAGKTGTTDTDGWMVGFTPELSTAVWVGYDKGRDIATADGRRAAPIFAEFTEKALANVPPKIFPIPDGVVSLYINPQSGKLATAACPEKVLTAFISGTEPTEYCDQHSTGTGEGYPGADSPADTEGPAKEEHSLWSNIKRWWMN
- a CDS encoding AbrB/MazE/SpoVT family DNA-binding domain-containing protein; this encodes MKDTGMIRSLDSLGRIVVPVEIRMTRNIDIGDPIEFFILNEEIIVLRKYTSTECTFCRSLDQVTYYKDQFICKACLQELGDPGRGSEETAAASIAAAEKDTEPVRGGRRSKTEEMSQRLVKAMEEHPYANQKELAEVLGISQARVSQLKRKLSSPGRVTQ
- a CDS encoding YwhD family protein translates to MDNIQPEGKKQISLNIVNARAKHKGFGAGSIELNNVSPVIIDQGEAVIDIGAMHAKSKVEKGIKFSMNREDVPAGRQVWVVWVAVDRTADSQFYGGITACEMWIDTEARRGWKILADHVNKLDAALKRKVILEGLGAPERAALKALLMAHNPEWWAASPEELKAPLSELE
- a CDS encoding DNA-3-methyladenine glycosylase — encoded protein: MKQNYSGGRDAAAQRMLRPELYALDAVNAAPHLLGQHLVRRTGAGEIRCRIVETESYGGAEDKGSHAYGGRRTARTEVMFSAGGCAYVYLIYGMYHCLNVVTAAEDDPHAVLIRAVEPLTAKDAELMAACRGTAVRKPSDLSGGPGKLCRALAVDKTLNAARLDLRGGPLWLEQGEAPESLDIVQSPRINIPYAEEYAERPWRFYLRGNPYVSVVSREAQPFVLS
- a CDS encoding M1 family aminopeptidase, whose amino-acid sequence is MKPHSLRYTLIFAALAVLTLLGGGIWILSGHSPAVWTAAAPKEAKSPAALPGPQTVQSVLPEITPPPASEALSQRVTEYHIDVQLLEDTETLTATETMTWTHPGKKPVQELYFHLYPNAFASGNTTFMKESGGTLRGDSMPAGGFGSLTLTDLRTSEGVSLMQRTQYVQPDDGNVQDTTLLKVHLPQPVNSGESVTLKLKFEVKLPKIFARMGTAGNFVMAGQWFPKISVYEPAGTRGLREEGWNLHQYHGTSEFYSDFGIYNVTISVPSRYTVAATGFPVKNAKLAGDRKIYQFYADDVHDFAWAASPDFIVAEKAFSAPQVPGVRIKLYLDPLHKDLQERYFQAAEAALTAFSKWYGPYPYSTLSIVVPPESGNGAGGMEYPTLITAFGAAEASPGTTLERTVIHEIGHQFFYGMVASNEFEEAWLDESFTSYAEDRLMEQEYGVASSLPLQSSLVTSAQPLKLATWKYSGDEAYTRNVYIRGKLVLKDIERLTGTKNMDAILAAYARKYRFKHPTTADFQKVVEKVTKQSWQTYFDQYVYGGGAPDFAVDDISLSVKRSSEGDGLQYDAVVDVSNQGSHYADVPVKFTFSDGYTVQQYWNGAGKSTTFELSYKAPLVSAEVDPEHSILLESKHLNNFRMAELEYSKLSRWTVSITTLLETLLGTLVW